From the Lepidochelys kempii isolate rLepKem1 chromosome 2, rLepKem1.hap2, whole genome shotgun sequence genome, one window contains:
- the GATAD1 gene encoding GATA zinc finger domain-containing protein 1 produces the protein MPLGLKPTCSVCRSTSSSMWKKGGQGEILCNNCTGRAGPPGPGPFATTSAAAQHSNGGGGGGGKQSKQEIHRRSARLRNTKYKSAPAAEKKVSTKGKGRRHIFKLKNPIKAPESVSTIITAESIFHKGVYYQIGDVVSVVDEQDGKTYYAQIRGFIQDQYCEKSAALTWLIPTVASPKDCFDPASYIIGPEEDLPRKMEYLEFVCHAPSEYFKSRSSPFPTVPTRPEKGYIWTHVGPTPAISIKETVTNNL, from the exons ATGccgctggggctgaagcccacgTGCAGCGTGTGCCgcagcacctcctcctccatGTGGAAGAAGGGCGGCCAGGGCGAGATCCTCTGCAACAACTGCACGGGCCGCGCCGGGCCGCCGGGGCCCGGGCCCTTCGCCACCACCTCGGCCGCCGCCCAGCACAGCaacgggggcggcggcggcggcggcaagCAG AGCAAACAGGAGATCCACAGGAGGTCTGCTCGGCTGAGGAACACAAAATACAAATCTGCGCCGGCTGCTGAAAAGAAAGTTTCCACTAAAGGCAAAGGGAGAAGACATATTTTCAAGTTAAAAAAT CCCATCAAGGCTCCTGAGTCTGTATCCACTATAATTACAGCAGAATCCATCTTTCATAAG GGAGTGTACTATCAAATTGGAGATGTTGTTTCAGTGGTTGATGAGCAGGATGGAAAAACATACTATGCTCAGATTAGGGGGTTTATTCAGGACCAATACTGTGAAAAGAGTGCAGCTTTAACATGGCTCATTCCTACCGTAGCCAGTCCCAAAGACTGTTTTGACCCTGCATCCTATATCATAG GACCAGAAGAAGATCTTCCAAGGAAAATGGAATACTTAGAATTTGTTTGTCATGCACCTTCAGAATATTTCAAATCTCGATCGTCTCCCTTCCCCACAGTTCCTACTAGACCAGAAAAAGGCTATATTTGGACTCATGTCGGACCTACTCCTGCAATCTCCATCAAGGAAACTGTTACCAACAACTTATAA